The following coding sequences lie in one Rutidosis leptorrhynchoides isolate AG116_Rl617_1_P2 chromosome 4, CSIRO_AGI_Rlap_v1, whole genome shotgun sequence genomic window:
- the LOC139843483 gene encoding uncharacterized protein yields MKGIPLSLDSNVSTSHKVDNIRGESLYHSSPFMGFKDIRCLLKISLLMISKNWIRLCIQKKTKRMFHVCLLSRLMAANMYFSKIEDLMFEILEIAQLQDVILSFGSYLCITIVSHGNTNVCI; encoded by the exons ATGAAAGGTATACCCTTGAGTCTGGATTCAAATGTATCCACTTCTCACAAAGTAGATAACATACGAGGCGAATCTTTATATCATTCATCTCCTTTTATGGGATTCAAGGATATCAGATGTTTGCTAAAGATATCCCTCCTAATGATAAGCAAGAATTGGATCAGGCTTTGCATACAAAA GAAAACTAAACGGATGTTTCATGTTTGTCTACTTTCCCGATTGATGGCTGCAAACatgtacttttcaaagattgaGGATCTAATGTTTGAG ATTCTTGAAATTGCACAACTTCAAGATGTAATATTGAGTTTTGGTTCTTACCTTTGTATAACTATTGTTTCTCATGGCAACACCAATGTTTGCATCTAA